One segment of Candidatus Desulfatibia profunda DNA contains the following:
- a CDS encoding 1,4-dihydroxy-2-naphthoate polyprenyltransferase, which translates to MEQSNLKIWILAARPKTLWVSVAPVAIGSAMAFEGGGLHILSAVSALLGAVLIQIGTNFANDYFDHHKGADSQGRLGPTRVVQAGLVSSSAMKTAIIAVFALSALPGAYLVWRAGLPIVVIGALSILFGILYTAGPYPLGYVGLGEIFVIIFFGPVAVGGTYYVQTLNISLPVLLSGLAPGLFSVAILTVNNLRDVKSDHRAGKKTLAVRFGAKFSKIEYLLSIVMACLIPLLLLDDEKHPYTLLASVVFLVAIPSIKIVFTSSEGAVLNRVLERTGRLLLLYSLIFSLGWIV; encoded by the coding sequence ATGGAACAATCAAACCTAAAAATCTGGATTCTGGCCGCCAGGCCGAAAACCTTATGGGTGTCGGTGGCGCCGGTTGCTATCGGTTCTGCCATGGCCTTTGAAGGCGGCGGGCTGCATATCCTGTCGGCGGTGTCGGCTTTGCTTGGGGCGGTGTTAATTCAAATCGGCACCAATTTTGCCAACGATTATTTTGATCACCATAAAGGCGCCGACTCACAAGGTCGCCTGGGCCCCACCCGGGTAGTTCAGGCCGGACTGGTGAGCTCTTCGGCGATGAAAACAGCAATTATTGCGGTGTTCGCCCTATCGGCGTTACCGGGAGCTTATCTCGTCTGGCGCGCAGGATTGCCGATTGTTGTCATCGGGGCGCTTTCGATTCTTTTTGGTATTCTTTATACGGCCGGACCGTATCCGCTGGGGTATGTCGGTTTAGGTGAAATTTTCGTGATCATTTTTTTCGGGCCGGTAGCTGTCGGTGGGACCTATTATGTTCAAACGCTGAATATTTCCTTGCCGGTCTTGCTGTCCGGCCTGGCACCCGGGCTTTTTTCAGTGGCGATTCTAACCGTGAACAATTTGCGGGATGTAAAAAGCGATCATCGGGCCGGCAAAAAAACCTTGGCCGTACGATTCGGCGCTAAATTTTCTAAAATCGAATACCTGTTGTCCATAGTGATGGCCTGCTTGATTCCCCTGTTGTTGTTGGACGATGAAAAGCATCCCTACACACTCCTGGCTTCGGTTGTTTTTCTGGTGGCGATACCGTCGATTAAAATCGTGTTCACTTCCTCCGAAGGAGCCGTATTGAATCGTGTCCTTGAGCGCACCGGCAGGTTGCTTCTGCTTTACAGTCTGATCTTTTCCCTCGGATGGATTGTATGA
- a CDS encoding heavy-metal-associated domain-containing protein produces the protein MKTQTFSIPNISCGHCVMTIKNELGELEGVKKVEGDPQNKRITVEWEAPVTLDQIVTTLKEINYPAA, from the coding sequence ATGAAAACACAAACATTTTCAATACCGAATATATCCTGTGGCCATTGTGTGATGACCATCAAAAACGAACTGGGTGAACTTGAGGGCGTGAAAAAGGTGGAGGGCGACCCGCAAAACAAACGCATTACGGTTGAATGGGAAGCCCCTGTCACTTTGGATCAAATTGTGACGACCTTAAAAGAGATCAATTATCCGGCGGCATAG
- the menH gene encoding 2-succinyl-6-hydroxy-2,4-cyclohexadiene-1-carboxylate synthase: MRPPVLFLHGFMGNTAEWSEIVPFFFGKFFCIVVDLPGHGRTAVQDEDDYRMENCADNLVMFLDALNIYKCRLVSYSMGGRLAFYLAVFYPERFEKVVIESASPGLQTRQERDARVIHDHNMAKQLETLSLTQFLRIWYSQPLFSSLDKDSRQYHKMIQKRMENDAEKLSLSLKLMGAGVQPSLWDILDQITADVLLIAGANDSKYKQIACEVAERCRRAKVTIIENAGHNVHFENRNEYLKQVDLFLKGKA, from the coding sequence ATGCGGCCCCCGGTGCTGTTTCTGCACGGATTTATGGGGAATACCGCCGAGTGGAGCGAAATCGTCCCCTTTTTTTTCGGAAAATTTTTCTGCATTGTCGTGGACTTGCCCGGGCATGGCCGCACAGCGGTTCAGGATGAAGATGATTATCGGATGGAAAATTGTGCGGACAATTTGGTGATGTTTCTTGATGCACTGAATATTTACAAGTGTCGCCTGGTATCATATTCGATGGGCGGCAGGCTGGCCTTCTATCTGGCGGTTTTTTACCCGGAAAGATTTGAGAAAGTTGTTATCGAATCCGCCTCCCCGGGACTTCAAACCAGGCAGGAAAGAGATGCGCGCGTCATCCATGACCATAACATGGCTAAACAACTTGAAACGCTGTCGCTTACACAGTTTTTACGGATCTGGTACAGCCAGCCTCTATTTTCATCCCTCGATAAAGACAGCAGGCAATACCATAAAATGATCCAAAAAAGAATGGAAAACGATGCCGAAAAGTTAAGCTTATCATTGAAGCTGATGGGTGCCGGCGTTCAGCCGTCACTCTGGGATATACTTGACCAAATAACCGCCGATGTGCTTTTAATCGCCGGAGCAAATGATAGTAAATATAAACAGATTGCCTGTGAAGTGGCTGAAAGGTGCCGGCGGGCGAAAGTAACGATTATTGAAAATGCCGGCCACAACGTGCATTTTGAAAACAGAAACGAATATCTTAAACAGGTTGACCTGTTTTTGAAAGGAAAAGCGTAG
- a CDS encoding PaaI family thioesterase, whose amino-acid sequence MKKPNPEYIERIKQLVNNSPYFSLLSMKILDMGIGYSHLEIDIGKKHLQPFGLVHGGVFASIIDAAAFWAIYYDIKDQNDGATTVDLKLNYLAPALSGKLVAKGRRIKLGKTLGYAEAEVQSETGKILAHGTSTVMIQLGKGLVADPPLPSKFLD is encoded by the coding sequence ATGAAAAAACCAAATCCGGAATATATTGAAAGAATTAAACAGCTTGTGAACAACTCCCCATACTTCTCACTACTTTCTATGAAAATACTTGATATGGGGATCGGATATTCTCATCTGGAAATTGATATCGGCAAAAAGCACTTGCAGCCTTTTGGCCTTGTTCACGGTGGGGTTTTTGCGTCAATAATCGATGCTGCCGCTTTTTGGGCGATCTATTATGACATTAAAGATCAAAATGATGGAGCAACCACTGTTGATCTTAAGCTGAATTATCTTGCACCGGCTTTATCCGGAAAACTCGTTGCGAAAGGTCGCCGGATCAAACTGGGTAAAACCCTTGGATACGCAGAGGCTGAAGTACAAAGTGAAACCGGTAAAATTCTGGCCCACGGAACATCAACAGTGATGATTCAACTTGGGAAAGGGTTGGTCGCTGATCCACCGCTTCCGTCAAAATTTTTAGATTAA
- the menC gene encoding o-succinylbenzoate synthase — MNVVEITIYRFRLKLKRPLKINTAVLNFREGFVIRMADDSRSCGWGEVCPLIEFSRENTTQAGNELADLPSLLTGRGIPLEIESLDGGFEDWLGGFNFSASVRFGVESAVLNLMAASRRQGLHRLLDEGAAAAIAVNGLLTGTREQVEERANALFKKGYRAFKLKVGRMPMDEDIDRIAGVRKIIGPDALLRLDANRAWSINETLKFMDLAVKFNVDYIEEPVEGFIPLQKMIHEYPLPIGVALDESLLEISPQEVPRLPSLRAVVIKPMLLGFEQAVRYSRAATRMGITPVISSAFESSLGVLTLASMAAATTGGRTPVGLDTLDWLEDDLLEPPLRVRSGNIFLSDDQCRMQTVKTELLEEFAR; from the coding sequence ATGAACGTCGTCGAAATTACAATCTATCGTTTTCGTCTCAAGTTAAAACGGCCTTTGAAAATAAACACCGCCGTTTTGAATTTTCGGGAGGGATTTGTCATCCGAATGGCCGATGACAGCAGATCTTGCGGTTGGGGAGAGGTTTGTCCCCTGATAGAATTCAGCCGGGAAAACACGACACAGGCGGGCAACGAGCTGGCGGATCTGCCGTCATTATTGACCGGGCGGGGCATTCCATTGGAGATTGAATCGTTAGACGGTGGTTTTGAGGACTGGTTGGGCGGCTTCAACTTCTCAGCATCGGTGAGATTCGGAGTTGAATCGGCGGTGTTGAATTTAATGGCGGCCTCAAGGCGTCAGGGATTGCACCGATTACTGGATGAAGGCGCGGCCGCGGCGATTGCGGTCAACGGACTTTTAACCGGAACTAGGGAGCAGGTGGAAGAAAGAGCAAATGCGCTGTTTAAAAAGGGATATCGTGCCTTCAAGTTAAAAGTTGGAAGAATGCCGATGGATGAAGACATCGACCGGATCGCCGGAGTCAGAAAGATCATCGGTCCCGACGCTTTGTTGAGACTCGATGCCAATCGTGCCTGGAGCATCAACGAGACGCTCAAATTCATGGATCTCGCGGTGAAATTTAATGTTGACTATATTGAAGAGCCCGTGGAGGGCTTCATTCCGTTACAAAAAATGATCCATGAATACCCCCTGCCGATTGGGGTGGCGCTGGATGAATCGCTGCTGGAAATATCGCCGCAAGAAGTCCCGCGTCTGCCTTCGTTAAGGGCTGTCGTCATAAAACCGATGCTGCTGGGATTTGAACAGGCCGTACGCTATTCCCGGGCGGCAACCAGAATGGGCATTACACCGGTAATAAGTTCAGCGTTTGAGAGTTCCCTGGGAGTGCTCACCCTCGCTTCGATGGCGGCAGCGACAACCGGCGGCAGAACGCCGGTGGGCCTTGATACCCTTGATTGGCTGGAAGATGATCTGCTGGAACCGCCCCTGCGGGTCCGGTCCGGCAATATTTTCCTTTCCGATGATCAATGCCGAATGCAAACCGTCAAAACAGAGCTTTTAGAAGAATTTGCCCGGTGA
- the menE gene encoding o-succinylbenzoate--CoA ligase, whose product MKTIRFSLQRIAETYADRPALIGAERMISYAEYHRQVHTVADNLIQIGIERQERLGIILDNSIEYILLLMAAFQIGAIACPISPRFPEKTINTLLEKINCKKLVAGPYHRSKSYKATTFELAALLNPLESLAGKTISKEIDVEQDATIIFTSGSKAEPKAVLHTLANHYYNALGANDNMPLQPRDRWLLSLPLYHVGGMGIVFRCLLSGAAVVVPARNDRMTAIILRHRVTHVSLVPTQLKRLLDDTVSGETATCLKHVLVGGSAVPQDLIRRAKESGFELHTSYGLSEMASQVTTTALADSPEKLFTSGRILKYRELKLSPENEIRVRGKTRFKGYVEKKSLITPFDEDGWFGTCDLGVMDVEGYLMVFGRKDNMFISGGENIQPEEIERILGRLAIVDQAMVVPVKDSEYGQRPVAFIRAAGEREIIAEDIIHFLQEYLPRFKIPVGFYPWPDGTKLDGIKPSRRFFVELAQELCRTKSEMFGK is encoded by the coding sequence GTGAAAACCATACGCTTTTCTCTTCAGCGCATCGCAGAAACATATGCTGATCGTCCGGCTCTGATCGGGGCCGAGCGGATGATCTCGTATGCCGAATATCATCGGCAGGTTCACACCGTGGCCGACAATTTAATTCAGATTGGTATAGAGCGCCAAGAACGCCTGGGAATCATTTTAGATAATTCCATCGAATATATTCTGCTGCTAATGGCTGCCTTTCAGATCGGTGCGATCGCCTGCCCTATCAGTCCCCGCTTTCCGGAAAAAACGATCAACACATTGCTGGAGAAAATTAACTGCAAAAAGCTTGTTGCCGGGCCATATCACCGCTCCAAGTCCTATAAAGCTACAACTTTTGAGTTAGCCGCTTTATTGAATCCTCTGGAGAGCTTGGCGGGCAAAACCATATCGAAGGAAATCGATGTGGAACAGGATGCCACCATCATCTTTACTTCGGGAAGCAAGGCCGAACCCAAAGCGGTTTTGCACACATTGGCCAATCATTATTACAATGCCCTGGGGGCCAACGACAATATGCCCCTCCAGCCGCGTGATCGCTGGCTGCTGTCGCTTCCGTTGTATCATGTCGGCGGGATGGGTATCGTGTTTCGGTGCTTGTTATCCGGTGCGGCGGTGGTGGTTCCGGCCCGAAATGATAGGATGACCGCGATAATCCTCCGCCATCGGGTCACCCATGTTTCGCTGGTCCCTACCCAGTTAAAACGCCTCCTGGACGATACCGTTTCAGGGGAAACAGCAACCTGTCTCAAACATGTTCTGGTGGGGGGAAGTGCCGTGCCGCAGGATTTGATCCGGCGGGCGAAAGAAAGCGGTTTTGAACTGCATACCAGTTACGGCTTATCCGAAATGGCATCACAAGTAACCACTACCGCTTTGGCCGATTCGCCCGAAAAGCTGTTTACCTCCGGCAGGATCTTAAAGTACCGAGAACTTAAACTTTCTCCGGAAAATGAAATCCGTGTTCGGGGCAAGACCCGCTTTAAGGGCTACGTCGAAAAAAAATCTCTGATAACACCGTTTGATGAAGACGGTTGGTTTGGCACTTGCGACCTTGGCGTAATGGATGTCGAAGGCTATCTGATGGTATTCGGACGAAAGGACAACATGTTTATCTCCGGAGGGGAAAATATCCAGCCCGAAGAGATCGAAAGGATATTAGGCCGGCTGGCTATTGTTGACCAAGCCATGGTGGTGCCGGTCAAGGACAGCGAATACGGCCAGAGACCGGTTGCCTTTATTAGGGCGGCGGGAGAACGGGAAATAATCGCCGAAGACATTATCCATTTCCTGCAAGAATATCTACCCCGGTTTAAAATCCCGGTCGGGTTTTACCCCTGGCCGGACGGTACAAAGCTGGACGGTATCAAACCGAGCCGACGGTTTTTTGTCGAACTGGCACAGGAATTATGCCGGACGAAATCGGAAATGTTTGGTAAATAA
- the menB gene encoding 1,4-dihydroxy-2-naphthoyl-CoA synthase: protein MTAINWIESKKFTDIKYHKAEGIAKITIHRPEVRNAFRPLTVTEMIEALADARADHAIGVVILTGQGDKAFCSGGDQRVRGKAGYKDEKGDHHLNVLEFQRQIRTCPKPVIAMVAGYAIGGGHVLHLICDLTIAADNAVFGQTGPRVGSFDGGYGSGYLARVVGQKKAREIWFLCRQYDAKQALEMGLVNTVVPLERLEEETVAWCREILANSPVAIRCLKAAMNADCDGQAGLQELAGHATMLFYMTEEGQEGRNAFLEKRKPDFSKFPRSS from the coding sequence ATGACAGCCATTAACTGGATCGAATCCAAAAAATTCACCGACATCAAATATCACAAGGCCGAGGGGATCGCTAAAATAACCATCCATCGTCCCGAAGTGCGCAATGCCTTTCGCCCCCTGACGGTCACTGAAATGATCGAGGCCCTGGCGGACGCCCGCGCTGATCATGCCATCGGCGTGGTCATTTTAACCGGCCAAGGGGACAAGGCGTTTTGCTCCGGAGGTGACCAGAGGGTGCGCGGCAAAGCCGGATATAAAGATGAAAAAGGCGACCACCATTTGAATGTGCTCGAATTTCAACGCCAGATCCGCACCTGCCCCAAACCGGTGATTGCCATGGTTGCCGGTTATGCTATCGGCGGCGGACACGTTCTGCACTTGATATGCGACCTGACCATTGCGGCCGACAATGCTGTCTTCGGCCAGACCGGTCCGCGGGTGGGCTCATTCGACGGAGGTTACGGTTCTGGATATCTGGCACGGGTGGTCGGCCAGAAAAAGGCCCGGGAAATATGGTTCCTCTGCCGCCAATATGATGCCAAGCAGGCACTGGAGATGGGCCTGGTGAACACCGTGGTACCGCTGGAAAGACTTGAAGAGGAGACCGTTGCGTGGTGCCGGGAGATCCTGGCAAACTCACCGGTCGCCATCCGCTGTCTGAAAGCCGCGATGAATGCCGACTGTGACGGCCAGGCAGGGCTCCAGGAACTTGCCGGCCACGCCACCATGCTGTTTTACATGACCGAAGAAGGTCAGGAAGGGCGCAATGCGTTTCTGGAAAAGCGCAAGCCCGATTTTTCAAAATTTCCTCGGAGTTCTTAA
- a CDS encoding DegQ family serine endoprotease, with product MKVATKVKHVVRGKVVVAVALMAAGLAVISGFLAPPGIQAQAAEPSTTPGSFSQLAETASPAVVNIRTVKTIKGGGRVFRHFRGPFGEDDPMQDFFKKFFGEDRPRDFKQRSLGSGFIIDKDGYIVTNNHVIENADKIQVILKDEKEYAAEIIGRDANTDLALIKIKPERNLPVLKLGDSDVLKVGQWVVAIGNPFGLEHTVTAGIVSAKGRVIGSGPYDDFIQTDASINPGNSGGPLLNMEGEVIGINTAIIASGQGIGFAIPINLARGVVNQLKQSGEVTRGWLGVAIQDLSPEVAEYYGLKEGKGVLVTEVFPDDPADKAGIKPKDVILAVNGNKVESSRDLTRLIADIGVGETATIKVLRDGSTKTLTAKVAKREATKVLAQKNREEHQDELGIRVAELTPEIARRYNEKAGEGVIVVGVASDSKAGESGLQAGDIIKEVNHQPIRSVSDFNQAVDKVKAGDSINMFVRRANRGFLVIKITK from the coding sequence ATGAAAGTAGCGACAAAAGTCAAACATGTTGTACGTGGGAAGGTCGTTGTTGCGGTGGCTCTAATGGCTGCCGGGCTGGCGGTGATTTCCGGTTTTTTGGCACCACCTGGCATCCAGGCCCAGGCCGCGGAACCGTCAACGACACCGGGGAGTTTCAGCCAACTGGCCGAAACGGCCAGTCCGGCGGTGGTCAACATCCGGACGGTAAAGACCATTAAAGGCGGAGGCCGTGTGTTCCGTCATTTCAGAGGCCCCTTTGGCGAGGATGATCCCATGCAAGATTTTTTTAAAAAGTTTTTCGGTGAAGACCGTCCGCGGGATTTCAAGCAGCGCAGCCTCGGGTCGGGATTTATCATCGACAAGGACGGCTATATTGTTACCAACAATCATGTGATCGAGAACGCCGACAAGATTCAGGTTATTCTCAAGGACGAAAAAGAGTACGCGGCGGAGATCATCGGACGGGATGCCAATACGGATCTGGCCCTGATCAAGATCAAACCGGAGCGCAATCTTCCTGTACTGAAATTGGGAGATTCGGATGTGCTCAAGGTCGGCCAGTGGGTGGTGGCCATTGGAAATCCTTTTGGCCTGGAGCATACCGTGACGGCCGGGATTGTCAGCGCCAAAGGGCGGGTTATCGGGTCAGGTCCTTATGACGATTTCATCCAGACCGATGCATCCATTAACCCCGGCAACAGCGGCGGCCCCTTGCTCAACATGGAAGGCGAAGTTATCGGTATCAATACGGCCATTATCGCCAGCGGGCAGGGGATCGGATTTGCCATTCCCATTAATCTGGCCAGAGGAGTTGTCAATCAGCTCAAGCAAAGCGGAGAGGTTACCCGGGGCTGGCTCGGTGTGGCTATCCAGGACCTTAGCCCGGAGGTTGCAGAGTACTATGGCCTGAAGGAAGGAAAGGGTGTTCTGGTGACGGAAGTTTTTCCGGATGATCCGGCAGATAAGGCCGGAATCAAACCCAAGGACGTTATCCTGGCGGTGAACGGCAACAAGGTGGAGTCCAGCCGGGATCTCACCCGCCTCATCGCGGATATCGGCGTTGGCGAGACGGCCACGATTAAAGTGTTGCGGGATGGCAGCACCAAAACGTTGACTGCCAAGGTTGCAAAAAGAGAGGCTACAAAAGTGCTGGCCCAAAAAAACCGAGAAGAACACCAGGACGAACTCGGCATTCGGGTTGCGGAATTGACCCCTGAGATAGCGCGTCGGTACAACGAAAAAGCAGGGGAAGGCGTCATCGTGGTCGGGGTGGCATCAGACAGCAAGGCCGGGGAGTCCGGCTTGCAGGCCGGCGATATTATCAAAGAGGTCAATCACCAGCCCATACGGTCAGTAAGCGATTTTAACCAGGCGGTCGACAAAGTCAAGGCCGGCGATTCCATCAATATGTTCGTCCGGCGAGCAAATCGGGGATTTTTGGTGATCAAAATAACAAAATAG
- the serC gene encoding 3-phosphoserine/phosphohydroxythreonine transaminase, with protein sequence MQENRIYNFNAGPAALPLAVLEEVKASFLNYAGSGMSVTEISHRSKWFEDIISDAVTRTKRLLKLNDNFHVLFIQGGASMQFCMIPMNFLKGGESADYVNTGTWSTKAIEEAKILGKSINVAASSKDRNFSYIPQDIRFNPDAVYAHITSNNTIKGTQWASFPDTGGVPLIADMSSDIMSRPFDAGQFGLIYAGAQKNIGPAGVCLVIIREDMLNKVPDTLPSMLKYTTHASKNSMYNTPPCFAVYMLQLVLKWLEETVGGLVKMDAINRQKARILYEILDAGSFYKGTAEPDSRSLMNVTFRLPNEELEKRFIAEAQENGFGGLKGHRSVGGCRASIYNATTPATVQALADFLKTFEQKNG encoded by the coding sequence TTGCAGGAAAATAGAATCTACAACTTCAACGCGGGGCCGGCCGCGCTCCCGCTTGCAGTTCTTGAAGAAGTCAAAGCTTCATTTTTAAATTATGCTGGGTCCGGTATGTCGGTCACCGAAATCAGCCATCGTTCCAAGTGGTTTGAGGATATCATCAGCGATGCCGTCACCCGAACAAAGCGATTATTAAAACTAAATGACAACTTCCATGTCCTTTTTATCCAGGGGGGCGCCAGCATGCAGTTTTGCATGATTCCCATGAATTTTCTCAAAGGCGGCGAAAGCGCCGACTATGTCAACACCGGGACATGGTCCACCAAAGCCATTGAGGAGGCCAAAATACTCGGCAAGAGCATCAACGTGGCGGCCTCGTCAAAAGACCGTAATTTTTCCTATATTCCGCAAGACATCCGATTCAACCCCGATGCGGTCTATGCTCACATTACGTCCAACAACACCATCAAGGGAACGCAGTGGGCATCCTTTCCGGATACCGGCGGAGTCCCGCTGATCGCCGACATGTCCTCGGACATCATGAGCAGGCCGTTTGATGCCGGTCAATTCGGCCTGATCTATGCCGGCGCTCAAAAAAATATCGGCCCGGCCGGCGTGTGCCTGGTAATTATCCGCGAGGACATGCTCAACAAGGTGCCGGATACGCTGCCGTCCATGCTGAAGTATACGACCCATGCTTCCAAAAACTCCATGTACAATACCCCACCGTGTTTTGCCGTGTATATGCTTCAACTGGTATTAAAATGGCTGGAAGAAACCGTCGGCGGTCTTGTAAAAATGGATGCAATCAACCGGCAAAAGGCACGGATTCTTTATGAGATCCTCGACGCCGGCAGCTTTTATAAAGGCACGGCCGAACCCGACAGCCGGTCATTGATGAACGTCACCTTCCGGCTCCCGAACGAGGAACTTGAAAAACGCTTTATTGCAGAGGCTCAGGAAAATGGATTCGGAGGCCTCAAGGGACACCGGTCGGTGGGTGGTTGCCGGGCCTCGATCTACAACGCCACCACCCCGGCGACTGTCCAGGCCCTGGCTGATTTTTTGAAGACCTTCGAGCAAAAAAACGGCTAG
- the hisD gene encoding histidinol dehydrogenase — protein MKIYTYPSTSAEKRVAAIVNRGLDVKKQDVAYVTRILEDVRKNGDKALMQYAKRFDSPALTVEALKVTRRELDAADKKVDRSFKRALNRAAGQIEAYHRKQLSNSWIDTQRPGTLLGQIVNPVDAAGVYVPGGKGGKTPLVSSVLMGVLPARIAGVRQVYMVTPPTEDGSVNPHLLVAAKKAGVDAVYKVGSAWAIAALAYGTETIPKVDVIVGPGNIYVTLAKKLVAGTVGIDMIAGPSEILVIADGSANPEFAAADLLSQAEHDTLASAILVTDSKPLAEAVSNAVKRQLENLVRKAIARESLKRFGAILLVPDLTVAVELSNRIAPEHLELHLKDPFAYIGRIRNAGAIFIGDYTPEPVGDYIAGPNHVLPTAGTARFSSALSVDNFLKKTSLIHYSETAFKREAKDIIRLAEIEGLDAHANSVKVRLKY, from the coding sequence ATGAAAATCTATACGTATCCATCAACATCGGCCGAAAAACGGGTTGCCGCCATTGTCAACCGCGGCCTTGACGTTAAAAAGCAAGATGTCGCTTATGTGACGCGCATCCTTGAAGATGTCAGGAAAAACGGCGACAAGGCGCTGATGCAGTATGCCAAGCGTTTTGACAGTCCGGCGTTGACGGTCGAGGCGCTTAAGGTGACTCGCAGGGAACTGGATGCCGCCGACAAAAAAGTGGATCGATCCTTTAAGCGCGCCTTGAATCGGGCCGCCGGTCAGATTGAAGCCTATCATCGCAAGCAGCTTTCCAACTCCTGGATCGACACTCAAAGGCCCGGCACGCTTTTAGGCCAGATCGTGAACCCTGTTGATGCCGCCGGGGTTTACGTCCCCGGTGGAAAAGGCGGAAAAACCCCCCTGGTGTCTTCGGTGCTGATGGGAGTTCTTCCGGCTCGCATCGCCGGTGTTCGGCAGGTATATATGGTGACGCCGCCGACCGAGGACGGCTCGGTGAATCCCCATCTGCTGGTCGCCGCCAAAAAGGCAGGCGTTGATGCCGTTTACAAAGTAGGCAGTGCCTGGGCGATTGCCGCCTTGGCATATGGTACCGAGACGATCCCGAAAGTCGATGTGATTGTCGGACCGGGTAATATTTATGTGACCCTTGCTAAAAAGCTTGTGGCCGGTACGGTGGGAATCGACATGATTGCCGGACCCAGCGAGATTCTGGTCATTGCCGACGGCTCGGCAAACCCTGAATTTGCGGCTGCGGATCTGCTTTCTCAGGCCGAACACGATACTCTGGCATCGGCCATCCTGGTAACGGATTCCAAACCGCTGGCCGAGGCAGTTTCCAATGCCGTTAAAAGGCAACTTGAAAATCTGGTGCGCAAGGCGATCGCCAGAGAATCGCTGAAAAGGTTCGGTGCCATCCTGCTTGTGCCCGACCTTACCGTTGCTGTTGAGCTTTCAAACCGGATTGCACCGGAGCATCTTGAGCTTCACCTTAAAGATCCGTTTGCATATATTGGCCGAATCCGTAATGCCGGCGCCATATTTATAGGGGATTATACACCGGAGCCTGTCGGCGATTACATTGCCGGCCCGAACCATGTCCTGCCGACGGCCGGCACGGCCAGATTTTCATCTGCTCTTTCAGTGGACAACTTTCTCAAAAAGACCAGTCTGATCCATTATTCCGAAACAGCATTTAAGCGTGAAGCCAAAGATATCATCCGCCTGGCAGAGATCGAAGGGCTGGATGCCCATGCCAATTCGGTTAAGGTGCGGCTGAAATACTAA